A single Blattabacterium sp. (Mastotermes darwiniensis) str. MADAR DNA region contains:
- the lysS gene encoding lysine--tRNA ligase produces the protein MPNLSEQQIIRRKKLNQLRLLGINPYPTEEYCITNTIVDIQKNFIEKETISIAGRLIRLRILGKASFGEIKDHTGRIQIYFNKNHFYSEKMGKEDSYNILLKKLIDIGDIIGVKGFLFKTKMDEITIHVHRLTLLSKSLRPLPQVKVDKNKKIYDAFSNTEQRYRMRYVDLIVNDHVKEIFLKRTRIIREIRNFLDHKGYLEVDTPILQSIPGGAIARPFITYHNSLGIPLYLRIANELYLKRLIIGGFHGVYEFSKNFRNEGMDRLHNPEFTVLELYVAYKDYYWMMKFTEELMKCIYKKVQNEYNIEKKNNWISFQTPFPRIPIFEAIKKNTGLDIKDMEEEGLRKICKKLHIVENRKMNKSKMIENIFEEKCKKHYKNPTFIIDYPVEMSPLTKRHRHKKNLSERFELIINGQEIANAYSELNDPIDQLDRFRKQISEKNTDESMFIDQDFIRALEFGMPPTAGIGIGIDRLVMLLTQKNSIQEVLFFPQMRPENRE, from the coding sequence CCATCAGTATAGCTGGACGTTTAATACGTTTGCGAATTTTAGGAAAAGCATCTTTTGGAGAAATTAAAGACCATACTGGACGTATACAAATATACTTTAATAAGAATCATTTTTACTCAGAAAAAATGGGGAAAGAGGATTCCTACAATATTCTTTTAAAGAAACTTATAGATATAGGAGATATTATTGGAGTTAAAGGTTTTTTATTTAAGACAAAGATGGATGAAATTACTATCCATGTTCATAGATTAACTTTACTGTCTAAATCTTTACGTCCATTACCACAAGTAAAAGTGGATAAAAATAAAAAAATATATGATGCCTTTTCTAATACAGAACAACGTTATCGTATGCGTTATGTAGATCTTATTGTGAATGATCATGTGAAAGAAATCTTTTTAAAAAGAACTCGTATAATACGAGAAATTAGAAATTTTTTAGACCATAAAGGTTATCTAGAAGTAGACACTCCTATTCTACAATCCATTCCTGGTGGAGCTATAGCTCGTCCTTTTATAACCTATCATAATTCACTTGGAATTCCATTATATTTGCGTATTGCTAATGAACTTTATTTGAAAAGACTAATAATTGGTGGTTTTCATGGAGTCTATGAATTTTCTAAGAATTTTAGAAATGAAGGAATGGATCGTCTTCATAATCCAGAATTTACTGTGCTAGAACTTTATGTTGCTTACAAAGATTATTATTGGATGATGAAATTCACAGAAGAACTTATGAAGTGTATTTACAAAAAAGTACAAAATGAATATAATATAGAAAAAAAAAACAATTGGATTAGCTTTCAAACTCCGTTCCCTAGAATCCCTATTTTTGAGGCCATTAAAAAAAATACTGGATTGGATATCAAAGATATGGAAGAGGAAGGATTAAGAAAAATTTGTAAAAAATTGCATATAGTGGAAAATAGAAAAATGAACAAATCTAAAATGATTGAGAACATTTTTGAAGAAAAATGCAAAAAACATTATAAAAATCCGACTTTCATTATTGATTATCCTGTAGAAATGAGTCCTTTAACTAAAAGACATCGTCATAAAAAAAATTTATCAGAACGTTTTGAACTTATTATCAATGGACAAGAAATTGCTAATGCTTATTCAGAACTTAATGATCCTATAGATCAACTTGATCGTTTTCGAAAACAAATATCAGAAAAAAATACAGATGAATCTATGTTTATTGATCAAGATTTTATACGTGCTTTAGAATTTGGAATGCCTCCTACTGCAGGTATTGGAATTGGAATAGATAGATTAGTGATGTTACTGACACAAAAAAATTCTATTCAGGAAGTCTTATTTTTTCCGCAAATGCGTCCAGAAAATAGAGAATAA
- a CDS encoding amidohydrolase family protein has translation MNPKKIIIEKVKQKGGWVNAHAHLDRAYTLTNKNFKYSYYSLKKKWYLVDEMKRLATEEDIYIRMEKALEYFLRQGTQALCTFIDVDEIIEDRALKAAKKLRNNYGRSIHLRFANQVLKGVLDKKSKYWLDQSVEFVDIIGGLPAKDYGREDEHIDILLKIAKKEGKLVHVHVDQFNTNEEKETEKLAKKTIEYGMQGKVVAIHSISLAAHDRKYRYEIYQLMKRAHLMVISCPIAWIDHTRSERFTPSHNSITPVDEMVSEGIIVAFGTDNICDIYKPFSDGNLWIELRVMLEACHYYDIDHLVEISTKNGLKVLGVK, from the coding sequence ATGAATCCTAAAAAAATTATTATAGAAAAAGTCAAACAAAAAGGAGGATGGGTGAATGCTCATGCACACTTGGATAGAGCTTATACTCTAACCAACAAGAATTTTAAATACTCTTATTATTCTCTTAAAAAAAAATGGTATTTAGTTGATGAAATGAAACGTTTAGCTACAGAAGAGGACATTTATATTCGTATGGAAAAAGCTTTGGAATACTTCTTAAGGCAAGGAACACAAGCATTATGTACTTTTATTGATGTGGATGAAATTATTGAAGATAGGGCATTAAAAGCGGCTAAAAAATTGAGAAATAATTATGGTCGTTCTATTCATCTACGTTTCGCCAATCAAGTTCTTAAAGGAGTTTTGGATAAAAAATCGAAATATTGGTTGGATCAATCAGTGGAATTTGTAGATATTATTGGAGGATTACCCGCTAAGGATTATGGAAGAGAAGATGAACATATCGATATTTTACTAAAAATAGCTAAAAAAGAGGGAAAGTTAGTACATGTACATGTGGATCAATTTAATACCAATGAAGAAAAAGAAACTGAAAAACTAGCGAAAAAAACTATTGAATATGGGATGCAAGGAAAAGTAGTCGCGATACATAGTATTTCTTTAGCAGCACATGATAGAAAATATCGTTATGAAATATACCAATTAATGAAAAGAGCTCATTTAATGGTAATATCTTGTCCTATTGCTTGGATTGATCACACTAGAAGTGAACGTTTTACTCCTAGCCATAATTCCATTACTCCAGTGGATGAAATGGTTTCTGAAGGAATTATAGTAGCTTTTGGAACCGATAATATCTGTGATATATACAAACCTTTTTCTGATGGAAATCTTTGGATAGAATTGCGTGTTATGTTAGAAGCTTGTCATTATTATGACATCGACCATTTGGTGGAAATTTCTACGAAAAATGGATTAAAAGTATTAGGAGTCAAATAA
- the rsmG gene encoding 16S rRNA (guanine(527)-N(7))-methyltransferase RsmG, producing MELIKKYFPDLLDQQINKLSLLKDLYAYWNSYVNIISRRKLYNFYQQHVLFCLGIAKVFSFFPGSCVMDLGTGGGFPGIPLSIIFPHTEFILVDSISKKINIVEKIIHNLQLKNAHAICIRAEKLEYRFDFVVSRYVAKIEKIHNWIKNKFRCKSNCKIKNGSLYIKGGDLSDELKKFPHAVEYPLRNYFQESFFITKKVIWISNI from the coding sequence ATGGAATTAATTAAAAAGTATTTTCCAGATTTATTGGATCAACAAATCAATAAATTGTCTTTATTGAAAGATTTGTATGCCTATTGGAATTCTTATGTAAATATTATTTCTAGAAGAAAATTATACAATTTTTATCAACAACATGTTCTTTTTTGTTTAGGAATTGCTAAAGTATTTTCTTTTTTTCCTGGATCGTGTGTTATGGATTTAGGAACGGGAGGTGGTTTTCCAGGAATACCTTTATCTATAATTTTTCCTCATACAGAATTTATATTAGTTGATTCCATTAGTAAAAAAATTAACATTGTAGAAAAAATTATCCATAATCTACAATTAAAAAATGCGCATGCTATTTGTATACGTGCAGAAAAATTAGAATATAGATTTGATTTCGTTGTCAGCAGATATGTAGCAAAAATAGAAAAAATACATAATTGGATAAAAAATAAATTTAGATGCAAATCTAACTGTAAAATTAAGAATGGATCCTTATATATAAAAGGAGGAGATCTTTCTGATGAATTAAAAAAATTCCCTCACGCGGTAGAATATCCTCTAAGAAATTATTTTCAAGAATCATTTTTTATAACTAAAAAAGTTATTTGGATTTCCAATATTTAA
- a CDS encoding pyridoxal phosphate-dependent aminotransferase: MKNRLLSKRIQNISFSQTLAMSSKARELKNKGEDIINLSVGEPNFSPPYFVLNAAKKAIDEGYHYYTPVSGYLELREIICKKFYRDNGLKYFPSQIVISTGGKQSIMNVLLSLLDKNDEVIIPSPYWVSYYQMVKLCEATPVIIPTTITNNFKIHKKQLEEAITQKTKLFIFNTPCNPTGSVYSYKELKDLVEILKKHPKVIILSDEIYEHICYSEKHTSIAVFPDIHHRVITLNGLSKAFSMTGWRIGYIGAPEWIARSCDKIQGQMTSCANSIAQRAAISALKASPIEIEYMIKEFKKRRNLVLDMIKEIPGIKTNKPNGAFYIFPKVSDLFGKKFYGRIIHNSEDLSSFLLDKAKVATVSGSSFGNDECLRISYASTEDKIIEAFTRIKKVLN, encoded by the coding sequence ATGAAAAATAGATTATTATCCAAACGGATACAAAATATATCTTTTTCGCAAACTTTAGCTATGTCTAGTAAAGCTAGAGAATTAAAAAATAAAGGAGAAGACATCATTAACTTAAGTGTAGGGGAACCTAACTTTTCCCCACCTTATTTCGTTTTGAATGCTGCAAAAAAGGCTATTGATGAAGGATATCATTACTATACTCCAGTTTCCGGATATTTAGAACTTAGAGAAATAATATGCAAAAAATTTTATCGTGATAATGGGTTGAAATATTTTCCTTCTCAGATTGTAATTTCTACTGGAGGGAAACAATCTATTATGAATGTTCTTTTATCTTTACTGGATAAAAATGATGAAGTTATCATTCCCTCTCCATATTGGGTTAGTTATTATCAAATGGTTAAATTGTGTGAAGCGACTCCTGTTATCATTCCTACAACTATAACAAACAATTTTAAAATTCATAAAAAACAATTAGAAGAAGCTATTACCCAAAAAACAAAATTATTTATTTTTAATACCCCATGCAATCCTACAGGAAGTGTTTACTCCTATAAAGAATTAAAAGATTTAGTAGAAATTTTAAAAAAACATCCAAAAGTAATTATTCTTTCTGATGAGATTTATGAACATATCTGTTATTCTGAAAAACATACTAGTATTGCTGTTTTTCCTGATATTCATCATAGAGTCATTACACTCAATGGATTGTCTAAAGCTTTCTCTATGACAGGATGGAGAATTGGATATATTGGAGCTCCAGAATGGATTGCTAGGTCTTGTGATAAAATACAGGGGCAAATGACTTCTTGTGCTAATTCTATCGCACAACGTGCAGCTATTTCCGCATTAAAAGCTTCCCCAATTGAAATAGAATATATGATCAAGGAGTTTAAAAAAAGGAGAAATTTAGTTTTGGATATGATAAAGGAAATTCCTGGAATTAAAACTAATAAGCCAAATGGAGCTTTTTATATATTTCCAAAGGTTTCAGATCTTTTTGGAAAAAAATTTTATGGAAGAATTATCCATAATTCAGAAGATTTATCTTCATTTTTACTTGATAAAGCTAAAGTTGCCACTGTTAGTGGAAGTTCTTTTGGAAATGATGAATGTTTACGTATTTCTTATGCTTCCACAGAAGATAAAATTATAGAAGCCTTTACAAGAATAAAAAAAGTATTGAATTAA
- a CDS encoding cation:dicarboxylate symporter family transporter encodes MNIGMKIKKKKILLIAFLSFFAYVVIHLSKNFLGLNPLTLCLLRCVVISIFIFYSFLKKDLTTWILLSIIIGIEFGIDQPKIAMEMRFLSQIFLRLIKTIIAPILFSTLVVGIASHSNIKQLGNMGWKSLLYFEIVTTLALFIGLIAINVSQAGVGIVMPSGITGNQLPKVESKTWQDTILHVFPENFIKSIYHGEVLPIVVFSVIFGISMVFLDKKKRIPILILAESLSEIMFKFTKIIMYFAPIGVGSAIAYTVGHMGLDILYNLFQLLLTLYIALFLFLILVLLPILLWIKVPLKGFVKALMEPVSLAFATTSSESALPLLMENLEKLGVPRKIIAFVIPTGYSFNLDGTTLYLSLATIFVAQASGIPLSFSQQIFIGLTLILTSKGVAGVPRASLVILLATVASFGLPNWPILAIIGIDELMDMARTTVNVIGNGLASCVIARSEGEFDDKKMLNYIGKKRENND; translated from the coding sequence ATGAATATTGGAATGAAAATAAAAAAAAAAAAAATTTTACTAATAGCATTTTTAAGTTTTTTTGCATATGTGGTCATACACTTATCCAAAAATTTTTTGGGATTAAATCCATTGACTCTTTGTCTATTAAGATGTGTTGTCATCTCTATTTTCATATTTTATTCCTTTTTGAAAAAGGACTTAACGACTTGGATATTGTTATCCATTATCATAGGAATAGAATTCGGAATAGATCAACCGAAAATAGCTATGGAAATGAGATTCTTATCTCAAATATTTTTGAGGCTTATCAAAACTATTATAGCTCCAATATTATTTTCCACTTTAGTAGTTGGCATAGCAAGTCACTCCAATATTAAACAATTAGGGAATATGGGATGGAAATCCCTATTATATTTTGAAATAGTTACAACTTTAGCCTTATTCATTGGTCTTATTGCTATTAATGTATCCCAAGCTGGAGTAGGAATTGTTATGCCTTCAGGAATAACAGGAAACCAATTGCCAAAAGTAGAAAGTAAAACTTGGCAAGATACCATACTTCACGTTTTTCCAGAAAATTTCATTAAATCTATATATCATGGAGAGGTATTACCTATTGTAGTTTTTTCCGTAATTTTTGGAATATCTATGGTATTCTTGGATAAAAAAAAACGTATACCAATATTGATATTGGCAGAGAGCCTTTCAGAGATCATGTTTAAATTTACCAAAATAATCATGTATTTTGCTCCTATAGGGGTTGGATCTGCTATAGCTTATACAGTAGGACATATGGGGTTGGATATATTATATAATCTTTTTCAATTGTTATTGACGCTTTATATCGCTTTGTTTCTATTTTTAATACTGGTTTTACTTCCCATACTCTTATGGATTAAAGTTCCTTTGAAAGGATTTGTAAAAGCCTTAATGGAACCTGTATCATTAGCGTTTGCCACTACAAGTTCAGAATCCGCTTTACCTCTTCTTATGGAGAATTTAGAAAAATTAGGAGTTCCTAGAAAAATTATTGCTTTTGTGATTCCTACTGGTTACAGTTTTAACTTAGATGGGACTACTCTTTATTTATCTTTAGCTACTATTTTTGTAGCACAAGCTTCTGGAATTCCTTTAAGTTTTAGTCAACAAATATTTATAGGTTTAACTTTAATTTTAACTAGTAAAGGGGTTGCTGGTGTTCCTAGAGCTTCTTTAGTAATTCTTTTAGCTACTGTAGCTTCTTTTGGTTTACCTAACTGGCCTATATTAGCCATTATAGGAATAGATGAATTAATGGATATGGCTCGTACTACCGTAAATGTTATAGGAAATGGATTAGCTAGTTGTGTGATTGCTCGTTCTGAAGGAGAATTTGATGATAAAAAAATGTTAAATTATATAGGAAAAAAACGTGAGAATAATGATTGA
- the rpsP gene encoding 30S ribosomal protein S16 — protein MSVKIRLKRIGKKHRPIYHIVVADSRSPRNGKFIEKIGTYNPHTDPPSTVLRIENSVSWLIKGAQPTDTVKSIFRRNGVYLKKHLLEGVKKGVLRDEEAHQKFHLWKKKN, from the coding sequence ATGTCTGTTAAAATACGATTAAAAAGAATTGGAAAAAAACATAGGCCTATTTACCATATAGTAGTAGCCGATTCCCGTTCTCCAAGAAATGGAAAATTTATTGAAAAAATAGGAACTTATAATCCTCATACGGATCCTCCTTCAACTGTACTAAGAATAGAAAATTCTGTATCATGGTTGATAAAAGGAGCACAACCTACAGATACAGTGAAATCTATTTTTAGAAGAAATGGAGTGTACCTCAAAAAACATTTATTAGAAGGAGTTAAAAAAGGAGTATTAAGGGATGAAGAAGCACATCAAAAATTCCATCTTTGGAAAAAGAAAAATTAG
- a CDS encoding undecaprenyl-diphosphate phosphatase codes for MNYIQSILLGIIEGITEFFPISSTGHMILASSLMGILNKRITKLFLISVQLGAVFSVVLLYRKKFFFQKLDFYLKIFIASFPIGLFGFFFNSRITFFLENPLIVAISLLIGGLVILKAENYYEKNFSKKKNHNLTYFKAFIIGLFQCLSLIPGVSRSAATITSCMLQNIERKKAIEFSFFLSIPVIVIATCKKLMEHYFPSIYLSFSLFDFRIGFLFSKELILQEIGLLLIGNIIAFITGIISIKCFMSYIERKNFKLFGYYRIILGFFFIVIHYLVKPIGND; via the coding sequence ATGAATTATATTCAGTCAATCCTATTAGGTATTATTGAAGGGATTACAGAATTTTTTCCTATTTCTTCTACAGGACATATGATCCTTGCATCTTCCTTAATGGGAATACTGAATAAAAGGATAACAAAATTATTCCTAATATCGGTTCAACTTGGAGCTGTTTTTTCGGTTGTTCTTTTATATAGAAAAAAGTTTTTTTTTCAAAAATTGGATTTTTATTTAAAAATTTTTATAGCTAGTTTTCCCATAGGATTGTTTGGTTTTTTCTTCAACAGTAGAATAACTTTTTTTTTAGAAAATCCACTTATTGTAGCTATTTCTCTTCTTATAGGAGGACTAGTTATTTTGAAAGCAGAAAATTATTATGAAAAAAATTTTTCTAAAAAAAAGAATCATAATCTTACTTATTTTAAAGCTTTTATTATTGGATTATTTCAATGTCTTTCTCTAATTCCAGGAGTATCTAGAAGTGCTGCTACTATAACATCTTGTATGCTTCAAAATATTGAAAGAAAAAAAGCTATTGAATTTTCCTTTTTTTTATCTATTCCGGTTATTGTAATTGCTACATGTAAAAAATTAATGGAACATTACTTCCCCTCAATTTATTTAAGTTTTTCCTTATTTGATTTCCGTATAGGTTTTCTTTTTTCAAAAGAACTTATTTTGCAAGAAATAGGATTATTATTGATTGGAAATATAATAGCTTTTATTACAGGAATCATATCCATAAAATGTTTTATGTCCTATATAGAAAGAAAGAATTTTAAACTATTCGGATATTATAGAATTATTTTGGGATTTTTCTTTATTGTTATACATTATTTGGTTAAACCAATTGGAAATGATTAA
- the gyrB gene encoding DNA topoisomerase (ATP-hydrolyzing) subunit B, translating into MRKSETKDYTADSIQSLEGIEHIRIRPSMYIGDVGIRGLHHLAYEVIDNSVDESLAGFCDKIWVTIHKDGFITVLDNGRGIPIDIHKKEGKSALEVVMTKIGAGGKFDKNSYKVSGGLHGVGISCVNALSRTLIVTIYRNGKVYQQEYFKGKALYDVKCLGRTNNKGTKIHYLADHSIFSSITYDYDILSKRLKELSFLNKGLHLFLKDERNKKKEYFSSKNGLKEYLSILDKNKDTLTKNIISIEGERESTIVEIAMQYNTSFKEKIYSYVNNIHTYDGGTHISGFRRALTRTLKKYADVYGSLSNKDKKIELTGDDFREGITAIISVRVMEPQFEGQTKTKLSNHEVGGVVEKIVGERLNIYLEEHPSDRKKIIEKVILSAKARQAAKKAREFIQKNNPIHNSFLPGKLADCSFNKPEDCEIYLVEGDSAGGTAKQGRDRKFQAILPLRGKILNVEKAVQYKIFENEEIRNIFTSLGVSIETENNQNNLNIKKLRYNKIIIMTDADIDGSHISTLILTLFFRYMKPLIEKGHIYIATPPLYLIRKGNRFQYYAWSDQERENILHQLGGRKNVNVQRYKGLGEMNAEQLWDTTMNPKKRTLRKVNIENLSKADKIFSILMGDEVPPRRNFIEKNAIHAKIDV; encoded by the coding sequence ATGAGGAAAAGTGAAACAAAAGATTATACGGCAGATAGTATACAATCTTTAGAAGGAATAGAACACATAAGGATTAGACCTTCTATGTATATTGGAGACGTAGGAATTAGAGGATTACATCATTTGGCTTACGAAGTGATAGATAATTCCGTAGATGAATCCTTAGCCGGTTTTTGTGATAAAATATGGGTAACAATTCACAAGGATGGATTTATTACAGTTCTTGACAATGGTCGTGGAATTCCAATAGATATTCATAAAAAAGAAGGTAAATCAGCTCTTGAAGTAGTAATGACTAAAATTGGAGCAGGAGGAAAATTCGATAAAAACTCCTATAAAGTTTCTGGAGGATTGCATGGAGTAGGGATATCCTGCGTAAATGCCTTATCCAGAACTCTTATAGTCACCATTTATCGTAATGGAAAAGTTTACCAACAGGAATATTTTAAAGGAAAAGCTCTTTATGATGTAAAATGTTTAGGAAGAACCAATAATAAAGGAACAAAAATCCATTATTTGGCTGATCATTCTATTTTTAGTTCTATCACATATGATTATGACATATTATCCAAACGTTTGAAAGAATTATCTTTTCTAAATAAAGGATTACACTTGTTTTTAAAAGATGAAAGGAATAAAAAGAAGGAATATTTTTCCTCTAAAAATGGATTAAAAGAATACCTTTCTATTTTGGATAAAAATAAAGATACATTAACCAAAAACATTATTTCCATTGAAGGAGAGAGAGAAAGTACCATTGTAGAAATAGCGATGCAATACAATACTTCTTTCAAAGAAAAAATTTATTCTTATGTTAATAATATCCATACTTATGATGGAGGGACTCATATATCTGGATTTCGAAGAGCTTTAACAAGAACGTTAAAGAAATACGCGGATGTATATGGTTCATTATCCAATAAAGATAAAAAAATAGAATTAACAGGAGATGATTTCCGAGAAGGAATTACAGCTATTATTTCTGTCAGGGTGATGGAACCTCAATTTGAAGGACAAACTAAAACAAAATTAAGCAATCACGAAGTAGGAGGAGTTGTAGAAAAAATAGTTGGGGAAAGATTGAATATTTATTTAGAAGAACATCCTAGTGATAGAAAAAAAATTATAGAAAAAGTGATCTTATCCGCTAAAGCTCGTCAAGCTGCTAAAAAAGCAAGAGAATTTATACAAAAAAATAATCCAATCCACAATAGTTTTTTACCTGGAAAATTAGCGGACTGTTCCTTCAATAAACCAGAAGATTGCGAAATCTATTTGGTAGAAGGAGATTCTGCAGGTGGAACTGCTAAACAAGGTAGAGATAGAAAATTTCAAGCCATCTTGCCTCTGCGAGGTAAGATACTAAATGTAGAAAAGGCCGTTCAGTATAAAATATTTGAAAATGAGGAAATAAGAAATATATTTACCTCCTTAGGGGTTTCTATTGAAACTGAAAACAATCAAAATAATTTAAATATCAAAAAACTTAGATATAATAAAATTATTATTATGACAGATGCGGATATAGATGGTAGTCATATTTCTACTTTGATTTTGACATTGTTTTTTCGTTATATGAAACCATTAATAGAAAAAGGACACATTTATATTGCTACCCCTCCACTTTATTTAATCCGAAAAGGAAATCGTTTTCAATATTATGCTTGGAGTGATCAGGAAAGAGAAAATATTCTTCACCAATTAGGGGGTAGGAAAAATGTAAATGTACAACGTTACAAAGGATTAGGAGAAATGAATGCAGAACAACTTTGGGATACTACTATGAATCCAAAAAAAAGAACCTTACGAAAAGTGAATATAGAAAACCTTTCGAAAGCTGATAAAATATTTTCCATTCTTATGGGAGATGAAGTTCCTCCACGTAGAAATTTCATAGAAAAAAATGCAATACATGCAAAAATTGATGTTTAG
- the trmD gene encoding tRNA (guanosine(37)-N1)-methyltransferase TrmD — MRIDIVSVAPEILKGTLYNFLIKRAIYKGIMEIYIHDLRDYGLGICKKVDDYPYGGGSGMVIRIEPVYRCFHKLFSERNYDEKIFMTPDGNIFSQKDAKELTYKKNILILCGRYKGIDQRIRDHLISKEISIGPYILSGGELAAAVVVDAITRLLPGVLNNPDSMMTDSLQRGSIYTRPVIYKGLSVPKILLSGHHQKIKEWIRKQSNP; from the coding sequence ATGCGTATAGATATTGTTAGCGTAGCTCCTGAAATACTAAAGGGGACCTTGTATAATTTTCTCATTAAAAGAGCTATATATAAAGGAATTATGGAGATTTATATTCATGATTTACGAGATTATGGTTTAGGAATATGTAAGAAAGTGGACGATTATCCTTATGGAGGGGGATCCGGAATGGTTATTCGAATAGAACCTGTATATAGGTGTTTTCACAAACTATTCTCAGAAAGAAATTACGATGAAAAAATTTTCATGACTCCTGATGGTAATATTTTTTCACAAAAGGATGCTAAAGAATTAACTTACAAAAAAAATATTCTTATTCTTTGTGGTCGTTATAAAGGAATTGATCAGAGAATTAGAGATCACTTAATTTCCAAAGAAATATCTATCGGACCTTATATTTTATCTGGGGGAGAACTAGCGGCAGCTGTTGTAGTAGATGCTATAACCAGATTGTTACCTGGAGTACTTAATAATCCAGATTCCATGATGACGGATTCGCTTCAAAGAGGTTCTATTTACACTCGTCCGGTAATTTATAAAGGGTTATCCGTTCCAAAAATACTTTTATCTGGACATCATCAAAAAATAAAAGAGTGGATCCGTAAACAATCCAATCCATAA